The following are encoded in a window of Rosa chinensis cultivar Old Blush chromosome 4, RchiOBHm-V2, whole genome shotgun sequence genomic DNA:
- the LOC112195949 gene encoding uncharacterized protein LOC112195949 isoform X2, producing MWHMFSQPRLQRLFPKEMERMFQLMLKRSKIRGPLLPGEFLCRTYILNALDDSLYDIFSSFKTARELWESLDNKYKTEVACSKKFVIGKFLNYKMVNAKSVFKQVEELQVIVHELDEEEVKGLMLLLWSQLLTWLEGVHQRPSFRKTRARMMLPNQLLLLLQRSHSPHKRTRPSKSHKLEVVGCAANQGIEQKSVASRKIKEVEVLEVPTT from the exons ATGTGGCATATGTTCTCACAACCGAGGCTCCAAAGGCTCTTCCCGAAGGAGATGGAGAGAATGTTCCAACTGATGCTCAAAAGGTCGAAAATCAGAGGGCCATTGTTGCCTGGGGAGTTTCTGTGCAGGACCTATATTCTCAATGCCTTAGATGATTCCTTGTATGACATCTTTTCATCCTTCAAAACAGCAAGGGAATTGTGGGAGTCGTTGGACAACAAGTACAAGACTGAAGTTGCCTGTTCAAAGAAGTTTGTCATTGGCAAGTTTCTGAACTACAAGATGGTCAATGCCAAGTCTGTTTTCAAGCAAGTGGAGGAACTCCAAGTCATTGTTCATGAGTTAGATGAAGAAG AAGTGAAAGGGCTGATGCTACTTCTATGGAGCCAACTGCTAACATGGTTGGAGGGAGTCCATCAAAGGCCAAGTTTCAGAAAAACAAGGGCAAGAATGATGTTGCCAAACCAACTCTTGCTACTGCTGCAAAGAAGCCACTCGCCCCATAAAAGAACAAGGCCTTCAAAAAGCCACAAACTGGAGGTTGTTGGGTGTGCGGCAAACCAGGGCATAGAGCAAAAGAGTGTCGCTTCAAGAAAGATCAAGGAGGTGGAGGTTCTGGAAGTTCCAACAACCTAG
- the LOC112195949 gene encoding uncharacterized protein LOC112195949 isoform X3 has protein sequence MWHMFSQPRLQRLFPKEMERMFQLMLKRSKIRGPLLPGEFLCRTYILNALDDSLYDIFSSFKTARELWESLDNKYKTEVACSKKFVIGKFLNYKMVNAKSVFKQVEELQVIVHELDEEEDHRRSERADATSMEPTANMVGGSPSKAKFQKNKGKNDVAKPTLATAAKKPLAP, from the exons ATGTGGCATATGTTCTCACAACCGAGGCTCCAAAGGCTCTTCCCGAAGGAGATGGAGAGAATGTTCCAACTGATGCTCAAAAGGTCGAAAATCAGAGGGCCATTGTTGCCTGGGGAGTTTCTGTGCAGGACCTATATTCTCAATGCCTTAGATGATTCCTTGTATGACATCTTTTCATCCTTCAAAACAGCAAGGGAATTGTGGGAGTCGTTGGACAACAAGTACAAGACTGAAGTTGCCTGTTCAAAGAAGTTTGTCATTGGCAAGTTTCTGAACTACAAGATGGTCAATGCCAAGTCTGTTTTCAAGCAAGTGGAGGAACTCCAAGTCATTGTTCATGAGTTAGATGAAGAAG AGGACCACCGTAGAAGTGAAAGGGCTGATGCTACTTCTATGGAGCCAACTGCTAACATGGTTGGAGGGAGTCCATCAAAGGCCAAGTTTCAGAAAAACAAGGGCAAGAATGATGTTGCCAAACCAACTCTTGCTACTGCTGCAAAGAAGCCACTCGCCCCATAA
- the LOC112195949 gene encoding uncharacterized protein LOC112195949 isoform X1, whose protein sequence is MWHMFSQPRLQRLFPKEMERMFQLMLKRSKIRGPLLPGEFLCRTYILNALDDSLYDIFSSFKTARELWESLDNKYKTEVACSKKFVIGKFLNYKMVNAKSVFKQVEELQVIVHELDEEGMGLNSNFLVGSVIEKLPPSWKDFKVYLKHLTEDMNFEQLVLKLPVEEDHRRSERADATSMEPTANMVGGSPSKAKFQKNKGKNDVAKPTLATAAKKPLAP, encoded by the coding sequence ATGTGGCATATGTTCTCACAACCGAGGCTCCAAAGGCTCTTCCCGAAGGAGATGGAGAGAATGTTCCAACTGATGCTCAAAAGGTCGAAAATCAGAGGGCCATTGTTGCCTGGGGAGTTTCTGTGCAGGACCTATATTCTCAATGCCTTAGATGATTCCTTGTATGACATCTTTTCATCCTTCAAAACAGCAAGGGAATTGTGGGAGTCGTTGGACAACAAGTACAAGACTGAAGTTGCCTGTTCAAAGAAGTTTGTCATTGGCAAGTTTCTGAACTACAAGATGGTCAATGCCAAGTCTGTTTTCAAGCAAGTGGAGGAACTCCAAGTCATTGTTCATGAGTTAGATGAAGAAGGTATGGGACTGAACTCAAATTTTCTTGTTGGTTCTGTTATTGAAAAGTTACCTCCTTCATGGAAAGATTTCAAAGTTTATCTGAAACATCTAACTGAGGACATGAATTTTGAGCAATTGGTACTAAAACTTCCTGTTGAAGAGGACCACCGTAGAAGTGAAAGGGCTGATGCTACTTCTATGGAGCCAACTGCTAACATGGTTGGAGGGAGTCCATCAAAGGCCAAGTTTCAGAAAAACAAGGGCAAGAATGATGTTGCCAAACCAACTCTTGCTACTGCTGCAAAGAAGCCACTCGCCCCATAA
- the LOC112197897 gene encoding uncharacterized protein LOC112197897 yields the protein MGTKIEYSINILGGASQGSNSLAVRRVDDWDYFQKSGLKEKYQKTRFEDNLRNSMDRMLDKHNMDTIRKTMQMHEDTFRHQICELHRLYSVQKMLMDELNQEIKQNRIWGPMTSSADHIHIHQSQLFNQQHLTAQTASSGYNFHLHRLRDDPNSTERSGSCSGEYTMRISRGFDLERPAAEEDISTGVSTIDQDQTGPSSNMALIKSNNMRSMDVYDEDSEEVELTLSIGSSKSKKRSKPYLRPHLGCSELVINKEKVLDSPASFKSDRGDCSDPTTPMSSSSATVDQERKQPHWLLHGLKLK from the exons ATGGGAACCAAAATTGAATACTCCATCAATATATTAGGAGGAGCCTCACAAGGTAGCAACAGCTTAGCTGTTCGTAGAGTGGATGACTGGGACTATTTTCAGAAAAGTGGGCTGAAGGAAAAATATCAAAAGACTAGATTCGAGGACAATCTTCGCAACTCAATGGACAGAATGCTTGATAAGCATAACATGGATACCATCAGAAAGACAATGCAGATGCATGAAGACACCTTTAGGCACCAG ATATGTGAGCTCCACCGGCTGTACAGTGTACAAAAGATGCTAATGGATGAACTGAACCAAGAGATAAAACAAAACAGAATTTGGGGTCCCATGACTAGTAGTGCAGATCACATTCACATTCACCAGTCTCAGTTGTTTAACCAGCAGCATTTGACAGCTCAAACTGCGTCTTCCGGATATAATTTCCATCTTCATAGGTTGAGAGATGATCCAAACTCTACAGAGCGCAGTGGAAGTTGCTCAGGAGAGTATACCATGAGAATTTCAAGAGGTTTTGATCTCGAAAGGCCAGCTGCCGAGGAAGACATCTCGACAGGAGTTAGTACTATTGATCAAGACCAGACAGGGCCAAGTTCTAACATGGCATTGATCAAAAGTAACAATATGAGGAGCATGGATGTCTATGACGAAGATAGTGAGGAAGTGGAGCTTACATTAAGCATTGGAAGCAGCAAGAGCAAGAAAAGATCCAAACCTTACCTGCGGCCTCATTTAGGGTGTTCGGAACTGGTGATCAATAAAGAAAAGGTACTCGACTCACCTGCCTCGTTCAAATCAGATAGAGGAGATTGCAGTGATCCCACAACTCCCATGAGCAGCTCCAGTGCAACAGTTGACCAGGAAAGAAAGCAGCCACATTGGCTTTTACATGGTTTAAAGCTCAAATAG